Proteins from a single region of Amphiura filiformis unplaced genomic scaffold, Afil_fr2py scaffold_458, whole genome shotgun sequence:
- the LOC140145600 gene encoding zinc finger MYM-type protein 1-like, translating to MGQRRCQESIAALQSRYKMKSLEPSTHCYAHALNLACSDTIKNIKVVRDALDTSNEIIKLVKNSPKRSAMFAEVKQVGRMSTLVSEDDEQDADDSADEIDDVHESSAPNLSKMCFTRWTVKATALRGIIENYQALSATFEKCLDDENQDSSMKTKIRGVVAHMNTFDFYYGTRLGELILTHSDNLSKTLQSATMSATEGQKVAEMTVTAIIGIRDKFGRFWESVTADAASLQLEDPTVPRPRKRPRRLETGDASPFHPSTAEDHYRLMYVDAIDNITSCIQDRFNQPGYRQYRKLQDLLLYAVNGNDFESLLKEVTAFYGSDFDSESTLRLHLNILKEQCQGKKDITFEEIRSYVTHDLSPGQKALISNAVTLLKLILVMPATNATSERMFSSLRRVKTYLRGTMRQDRLNYIMTLHIHKEKTDKLDLINVANEFVAEKADHRMHIFGKFKTTDIVKIQV from the coding sequence ATGGGGCAGCGTCGATGTCAGGAGTCCATCGCGGCGTTGCAAAGCAGATACAAGATGAAGAGCCTAGAGCCATCTACACATTGCTACGCTCATGCCCTAAATTTGGCATGCTCAGATACAATTAAGAATATCAAAGTTGTTAGGGATGCTCTTGATACTAGCAATGAAATTATAAAGTTGGTCAAGAACTCGCCTAAACGTAGCGCTATGTTTGCTGAAGTTAAGCAGGTTGGAAGAATGTCAACGTTAGTTTCAGAGGACGACGAACAGGACGCGGATGACTCCGCCGATGAAATTGATGACGTGCACGAATCCTCTGCGcctaatttgtcaaaaatgtgcttCACAAGGTGGACAGTAAAGGCGACCGCGCTAAGAGGAATTATAGAGAACTATCAAGCACTATCAGCAACGTTTGAGAAATGCCTTGATGATGAAAATCAAGATTCATCAATGAAGACAAAGATCAGAGGAGTAGTAGCACATATGAATACGTTTGATTTTTACTACGGGACTAGACTAGGCGAACTCATTCTGACTCATAGCGACAATTTGAGCAAAACACTGCAATCAGCTACAATGTCCGCAACGGAAGGGCAAAAAGTGGCAGAAATGACGGTAACAGCCATTATTGGAATTCGTGACAAATTCGGCAGATTTTGGGAGAGTGTTACGGCTGACGCAGCAAGCCTTCAGCTGGAGGATCCAACAGTTCCTAGGCCCAGAAAGCGTCCACGACGTCTGGAGACAGGCGATGCATCGCCCTTTCACCCATCAACTGCTGAAGACCATTATCGCCTTATGTACGTCGATGCCATAGACAACATTACAAGTTGCATTCAAGACCGTTTTAATCAACCTGGGTACAGACAGTATCGGAAGTTGCAGGATCTACTGCTGTATGCCGTGAATGGCAATGATTTTGAATCCCTACTCAAAGAGGTAACCGCATTTTACGGTTCTGATTTTGACTCAGAAAGTACACTCCGACTGCACTTGAACATCCTTAAAGAACAGTGTCAAGGGAAGAAGGATATCACGTTTGAAGAAATCCGATCGTATGTGACTCATGATTTGTCTCCTGGACAGAAGGCCCTTATCTCAAACGCTGTCACTCTTCTTAAGTTAATTCTAGTTATGCCAGCAACCAACGCAACAAGCGAACGCATGTTCAGTTCATTACGAAGGGTGAAGACATACCTGAGGGGGACTATGAGACAGGACCGGCTTAATTATATTATGACATTGCACATCCATAAAGAGAAAACAGACAAACTGGATCTAATCAATGTCGCCAATGAGTTTGTGGCCGAAAAAGCTGACCATCGCATGCACATATTTGGTAAATTCAAGACCACGGACATAGTTAAGATTCAAGTCTGA